The sequence TCCACGCGGTGTTCCCAATGTCGGACGATCTTACCGCGCTCTCGCTCGATGTCTGCGGCTGCCGTCAGACTCAGCTCCAAAGCCGCCGGCTCCAATACTCTGAGGATCTGGCGGCTCACGCATTCCTCAAGCACATGACCCGCCAGGCTCTGGCACGAGGGCGCGCCGTGATCAATCCGATCTCGCTGGCACAGATAACGCAATGCGCCGGCTCGTCCGCGATATGCTACCAGCATCCGTTGACCGCACTGCCCGCACACTACCAAACCGGCCAGCAAGGAAGGGCCTTCACGAGGAGCTCCCCACGCATCTGATCGGGCACGGTTCTGTTGCAGCCGATTCCGGTTCGCGATGAAACGATCCCACGTAATGTACGCGGGGAAGCGATCTTTGATCAGCACCGCGCAATGCTCAGGAGGGACGGCAACTCGCCCGGTAGCGGGTCGTCCTGGCAGCTTCCGTCGGGGATCGGTGCGGCGGCGACCCCAAGAGTACGCACCTGCATAGATGGGGTGCTTCAGGATGCTTGCCAGTGTCTGGCGGTTGGGCCGACGCCATTGCAGCCGACCACGCTCCTCACCCTTGTGGGGACGAATTCCGACGCGCACGTCGTGCCGAGCAATGTACATTAACACGCTGTGGATTGAACCCAGTTCGTCAAACTTGTCAAATACCAGCCGGACTACTCCCTGCACTTGTTCATCTGGGTCCAGCTCCAGTGATCCTGAAGGACCTCGGATGTAACCCATGGGGGCATGGTTGAACAGTTCGCCGCGCCTCGCCTTGTTCATCCGCCCTTGGTCCATCCGTTGCCGCAGGATGTGTAGCTCTGCCTCACTCAATGTACCCTTCAGTCCCAGCAGCAGCCGATCGTTGTAGTCCAACGGGTCGTACAATCCCTCCTGATCACCCAACAGCGTGCCGAAGACGGCGCACAGCTCCAGAAGATGATGCCAGTCTTTGCAGGACCGTGCCAAACGGCTCATCTCGATACCCAGAACGAGTCCAACGTGGTCCAGAGCGACCTCTGACAGGAGTTGCTGGAACCCCAGTCGTCCCTCTACTGACGAACCGCTGCGCCCCAGATCCTGGTCGATCACTAACACCCGATCCTTGGACCAACCCCACTCGACCG is a genomic window of Phycisphaerae bacterium containing:
- a CDS encoding recombinase family protein yields the protein MITIEQPRGSICPADVPGATAAPASTSLAVGPAKIKARHRERLAVVYIRQSSPQQVLEHRESTALQYNLQRLAVEWGWSKDRVLVIDQDLGRSGSSVEGRLGFQQLLSEVALDHVGLVLGIEMSRLARSCKDWHHLLELCAVFGTLLGDQEGLYDPLDYNDRLLLGLKGTLSEAELHILRQRMDQGRMNKARRGELFNHAPMGYIRGPSGSLELDPDEQVQGVVRLVFDKFDELGSIHSVLMYIARHDVRVGIRPHKGEERGRLQWRRPNRQTLASILKHPIYAGAYSWGRRRTDPRRKLPGRPATGRVAVPPEHCAVLIKDRFPAYITWDRFIANRNRLQQNRARSDAWGAPREGPSLLAGLVVCGQCGQRMLVAYRGRAGALRYLCQRDRIDHGAPSCQSLAGHVLEECVSRQILRVLEPAALELSLTAAADIERERGKIVRHWEHRVERARYDAQRAARQYQVVEPENRLVARELERRWEQALLEQREVEEAYERFRQEQAPGLDDEDRDAVRALASDIPALWNSPLTTPLDRKTIVRCLVERVVVAAPQDSQLVDMAIHWTGGFISHHELERPIARYDQLRDYSRLIDRMFELRDAGLTTGQIAKRLNGEGWHPARRRLKFNKDIVRHLLMRQGRMIPRPVPRAGPRLNEGEWWFIDLVRELQVPQATLYSWIRRGWVNARQLLGARGKWIVLADADELGRLRRLRQCVRTWGGQPREAELTKPKPKSGP